The following nucleotide sequence is from Nothobranchius furzeri strain GRZ-AD chromosome 11, NfurGRZ-RIMD1, whole genome shotgun sequence.
atactgcttgcttgcaatgattttggtatctactgccccctatcgccaggaaaaatacactctgtcactttaaagcagcagATTAAACGCAAACACATAAAAGCAGCACCTGTAAAACGTGTCAAAATCCCTGAATCTTATTCCTTATGGACAGCCAATGGACAGGCTCGATCTGGATATGTGTACAACTGGACCTCCTGGTTGGACGACTACGGCTTTGGGAAGTGCCCAGATGTGAAGAGATGCAATGTGTTCCCAGATGGGAAGCCGTTCCCTCAGAGCAACGACTGGAGACGCAAGAGCTACGTCTACGTTTGGCACACGATGGGTGAGTAAAGCGGGACAAACGGGACACAGGACAACAACGTCTGAGTCACCTGTCTCTCTGCTGTAGGCCAGTACTACGAGACGTGTGACGGCTCgtcctccagcaccaccatcaaCACCACCAACATTCCTGTGGGAGCAGAGATCATGGAGGTCATGGTCTACAGGAAGCGCGAGCGCAGGCAGTACACCCCCCTCTCCACCGACAGTACCGTCTTCATGGTCACAGGTGGAGACAACAACCTGTCCAGCATCACCTTTGAGGATGAAACAGATGAGTAACAGCTTTATGTCTCGTAGATAAGATCCCTCTGGTGGTGGACATCTCCCAGAAGTCTGTGGTCAACAAGTCTTCCAACATCTTCTTCCGTGGTGAGGATATCGTCTTTCAGGTCCAGCTCCATGACCCCAGCGGCTACTTGAAGACGGCCATTTCCGTGGACTACATATGGGACTTCAGAGACGGCAACCAGCTGGTGACGCACCGCGACGTGACGACACACACCTACAACACGCTGGGGACCATGAATGTGAAGCTGGTGGTGGAGGCGGCGTTTCCTGCTGAGTGTCTACCTGCCTCGGCCACCCCAACGCCAAAACGCACCACACCTGACACAGGTACGGGATTATAAATCAGCTGTGAGTGGATTACTCTGATCAAACCAGGCTTCAGCAGTTATTAATAAACTTCATATAGGGGCGCGCCAACAGTTTAACCAGTTTAAACTGGGGTTGGGAGGTTTTGTGGGTTTGAACGCTAACTGAACCAAacaagaatctaactgagcctggaTCTGTGTGTACTCATCATCCGTTGGCCCTGATGGTTTAATGTTCACCATGTGAAAAAGAGGATTTCAGACGCAGAGCTGTGACATGTTTGTGTCTGACCCCTTTAGCCCCGCCCACCACCCTTGTGGCAACCACAGAGCGGCAGACAGAACCAGGTGTGATCCTGCTTCATCAGATCATTTTACACGAAACACATTCAGTCAGTTAAGCTTTCTTTTTGTTTCAGGACCCCCCACCAGCAGCCCGCCTGTTACCACCTCCTCCACCGCTTCCATGACAACCGGGTCACCCACCACGGAGCCTCCTCCTCCATCTGCAACTACTGAGTCTGACCCCACCACCCCGCCCTGGCTCCGCTCCAGGCCCCTCAACAGTAACGAGTGTTTTCGCTACGTCTACGGGACCTTTGCTGGGAACATAACCATCGTTGGTAGGTTGACCCTTAAACATGTGTGGCATCAACCACAaccctctggtgtgtgtgtgtgtgtgtgggggggggtcctGATACACTGATGAAATTCTGTTCCTACCATGAATCTAAGGGACATCATCCCTTCACTGCGCCATTCTCCACAGAACCAAAGCATCCACTGAACAGCTGGCCCAGCAGTCGCATCGTGGAGGTGTTGGCGGCCAGAGAGACCAACTCGGATGTCAGCTTCCGGGTGAAATGTCTGGGCAGGTGTGTGCTCTGGTCTACGTCCACCACAAAAATGCgattatgtttgtgtgtgtgtgtgttctgggtcAGTAATGTGACCTaaatccagcatctccctgtccCTCAGCATCCCCACATCAGCCTGCACCATCGTGTCAGACGCCAGCTGCTCTCAGGTGCGCAGCATCATGTGTGATGAAGTCCCGCCCTCACCGGAGTGCGAGGTACACCTGAAGAGGAGGTTTCTGGAACCTGGCACCTACTGTGTCAACATCACTCTGGAGAACTCCAGCAGCATGGCTCTGGCcagcaccaccatcaccatcagcaaGTCCCAGAACACACCTGGTTTGTTTTATCAGACACACCCTAACCTGTTATTGTCCATGGAAATGTGTTTAACCACCAAACTGCCATCTTTTGGACCTTCCAGAAGCTACAAGGCCTTCGACTGCAGGGGTGGTTGTGTCCACGAGCGCTGTGGTGGTGGCCGTCTTCGCTTTCATCGCCTATCTGGTCTACAAGTGAGAATTTCTCAGGAAAATGCAAATAAAAATAGTAAAAACTAAAGACGTTTTGGTCATTTTCTCAAACACACTGTGCCTGCTGTCTCCTGCAGGCGTCATAAAGTCTACAGGCCCATCAGAAGATCCCTGGTGGTGGACACCTGTGGTCATGCTGCGCCTGCTGCTCACATGGTCCGTCTGAGGGAGGTGCTGTTCCCCTCCAACGACGAGAGCCATCATCTGCTGACTGACAAATGTAATCTGTAAGATTCCTCTAACCTGGAATTCAGGAAGACCCGCCCCTCCTCTGGAATCTAAAGGAAAAGCTGGTTCAGCCTGGAATGCATCTTTAAATGGTACTAATCCAATTTTGTGTCCTAACCTAGTCCTTTAGGAATGATGATAGGCATCATCTGGGGATGATTTAATATAGATTGTAAAGACTTTAACTGATCTAATCATGTTTTTGTTAAACAAATGTTTTAGATAACTTTACTGATCAGCAGAACTCTTCTGTGGTCGTCTTCTCATCCAAGTGAATTCAGAGGAATTTTAAATCTCGCGCTGCAATAAAAACTGAACAAAATTGTATTCAGGCTGCATTAAACTATTTTATTGAAAATGAGTCTAATCTAAATTATTAAATCCCACCACCCATTAACCACACTGTTGACTGACATTTGTACTTTTTCAAAGTTCATTTAAGAATGAAAGCTGCGAGGGCTAATTAGTCAATGAGCTTAAAAAATGTATTCATGCCTCTCAACGCTCCAACATAATTTAGTTATAAATACATCGTTTAAAATAATTAAGTGGTGCTTTTGCATtcgtctaaaaacctctgccaataacgtttcagaccgaaagcaactattggaccatccggttgtcggtgtCACCGAACTGCAGCATTTCTGCGGGTCCTCCATTCAcctagcagcagaacaccaccggtgtgagaggttctccacctaGAGGAGAAACGCTTCAACCCCTTGAACTGTAGGGTTAACTACcaaaagtcccaaaaagaaaaaaacaccatttgaggtCAGACAAAAAattacgtttggacctagaaaccggcgactggtgtttagcaccatctcgTTTACACAGGTTTTCAGTTCTGGCAGAAGCATCGCAGCGAGGttgggggaggggtgagtgttccgtgatggcgtttgcgttcaaaacctagcttgttccgtAGACCAGCTGTAGCAGCTGTAATGGTTTAAGGATCCTGGATGGAAGTTTAAACATCTAGAGGTGATTAACTTCAGGAGTCAGTCGAagtccaaatgtttaaaaaaaaaaagagtttaaaGAGGTGGTTAAGGTCAACTGTACTCAAAATTTTAATACACTTGCAGTGGTTAGTAGTTGGTCGTTTTGTGAGGAGGGGGaagctccggtgcgcctgtttgaggacgtagaagttagctgaagaaagtagcttcagacaacaggatttggagtcttgacggacacaagcctggaggagttctgctgtgtggtggagttgctgatgctaatggttagcttctactagcagagacgttcgctgccgtttcctggacgcgaaaccaacagccttccccgttgtgagtcaagatgggcgagtccattcaCCCATGAATGTTGACAGTGTGATatagatctgtcagaattttctaatcctagagtttcaccgtctgttttctatctgaagctaatgcaggaggtaggtgttggGAGACCGTTCATCTGCTATCTGCATGAGACACTTGGTGATCATcaggaatatttaaaataaaaaataaacattttttcagtTAAGTTTACCTTTAAACATGTACTTAATTTTGGTGAAATATGATTGCAAGAATGGACATAATAAATCACtagattaaaaagtaaaaaataaactttttctcTACGAAAATAtacaaaaagctttttttttaactttaatttttATTCAGAGGCATTTGACAAGTGGAGCTGTGTGGAGAGGGGGTGGGGGTAAGAGGCACAAGTATGATTTCAGAGTGTGTGGGGGTGTCATGCTGAAATATATGATCACTTTTCCATAAACAGATACAGTCCCTCCAAATGTGTCCCACAGCAAAAAGTATGTCCTACTTTACACAGCCGGGAAAAGCTAAACAGAGGAAATCTAGAGGTGTCATCTGTGAACCACGAGGGGAAAAAAACCAaaaggacttttattttgaagcctTAAAAATCAGAAAAGGTTCTTCTTGCAACAACTATTGAAAGCAAAATTAAAACAAGTGATTTGAATTTCATACAGGAGGAAAACAGAAAAGCAAAGAGTTCAAATACATGTAAGCCACAGCACCAACAACAGAAAGCAGAGGACTCCACACATGGAGCCCTGAGGAGCAGTTCTAAAAACACTGGCAAATGAAAACATTTCTACCACTTTCAGTTACTCTAAACAAGTCGGGACGTTCTCTTATCGGGGGG
It contains:
- the gpnmb gene encoding protein QNR-71 isoform X2, with the protein product MFLWVLLLSGACLLHHTAARRTYADMFPHKHSVAQKSPFPVPAVPGWDPDTNPWDDYLYPSLNSKPRELMHHRGKPKVHLTSDSPALNGSSITFTAKLEYPPCQKEDANGDLVWDERCEDANGQARSGYVYNWTSWLDDYGFGKCPDVKRCNVFPDGKPFPQSNDWRRKSYVYVWHTMGQYYETCDGSSSSTTINTTNIPVGAEIMEVMVYRKRERRQYTPLSTDSTVFMVTDKIPLVVDISQKSVVNKSSNIFFRGEDIVFQVQLHDPSGYLKTAISVDYIWDFRDGNQLVTHRDVTTHTYNTLGTMNVKLVVEAAFPAECLPASATPTPKRTTPDTAPPTTLVATTERQTEPGPPTSSPPVTTSSTASMTTGSPTTEPPPPSATTESDPTTPPWLRSRPLNSNECFRYVYGTFAGNITIVEPKHPLNSWPSSRIVEVLAARETNSDVSFRVKCLGSIPTSACTIVSDASCSQVRSIMCDEVPPSPECEVHLKRRFLEPGTYCVNITLENSSSMALASTTITISKSQNTPEATRPSTAGVVVSTSAVVVAVFAFIAYLVYKRHKVYRPIRRSLVVDTCGHAAPAAHMVRLREVLFPSNDESHHLLTDKCNL
- the gpnmb gene encoding protein QNR-71 isoform X1 gives rise to the protein MFLWVLLLSGACLLHHTAARRTYADMFPHKHSVAQKSPFPVPAVPGWDPDTNPWDDYLYPSLNSKPRELMHHRGKPKVHLTSDSPALNGSSITFTAKLEYPPCQKEDANGDLVWDERCEDGTELEASANGQARSGYVYNWTSWLDDYGFGKCPDVKRCNVFPDGKPFPQSNDWRRKSYVYVWHTMGQYYETCDGSSSSTTINTTNIPVGAEIMEVMVYRKRERRQYTPLSTDSTVFMVTDKIPLVVDISQKSVVNKSSNIFFRGEDIVFQVQLHDPSGYLKTAISVDYIWDFRDGNQLVTHRDVTTHTYNTLGTMNVKLVVEAAFPAECLPASATPTPKRTTPDTAPPTTLVATTERQTEPGPPTSSPPVTTSSTASMTTGSPTTEPPPPSATTESDPTTPPWLRSRPLNSNECFRYVYGTFAGNITIVEPKHPLNSWPSSRIVEVLAARETNSDVSFRVKCLGSIPTSACTIVSDASCSQVRSIMCDEVPPSPECEVHLKRRFLEPGTYCVNITLENSSSMALASTTITISKSQNTPEATRPSTAGVVVSTSAVVVAVFAFIAYLVYKRHKVYRPIRRSLVVDTCGHAAPAAHMVRLREVLFPSNDESHHLLTDKCNL